In the genome of Vicia villosa cultivar HV-30 ecotype Madison, WI linkage group LG7, Vvil1.0, whole genome shotgun sequence, one region contains:
- the LOC131618371 gene encoding protein-ribulosamine 3-kinase, chloroplastic produces MSTSTCFSSLPTPSFTKTKPSPMCSMNKDPVRDWILSEGKASKITKVSPIGGGCINFANRYDTDAGSFFVKSNRSIGPSMFEAEALGLGAMYETGTIRVPKPYKVGPLPTGGSFIIMEFIEFGGSRGDQSVLGRKLAEMHKSGKSSKGYGFDVENTIGSTPQINTWSSDWIQFYREHRLGYQLQLALDQYSDRTIFEKGQRLVENIASLFENVVIEPCLLHGDLWSGNISSDKNGEPVILDPACYYGHNEAEFGMSWCAGFGGSFYNSYFEIIPKQPGFEKRRDLYMLYHYLNHYNLFGSGYRSSAMSIIDDYLAYFKA; encoded by the exons ATGTCCACTTCAACATGCTTCTCTTCCCTTCCAACTCCTTCTTTTACCAAAACCAAACCATCTCCAA TGTGTAGCATGAATAAGGATCCAGTTCGAGACTGGATTCTCTCTGAAGGAAAAGCTTCAAAGATAACCAAAGTTAGTCCTATTGGTGGTGGTTGTATAAATTTTGCAAACCGCTATGATACTGATGCTGGTTCTTTCTTTGTTAAATCAAACAG GAGTATTGGACCATCAATGTTTGAGGCAGAAGCTCTTGGTTTAGGAGCTATGTATGAAACCGGAACCATCCGTGTGCCTAAGCCATACAAG GTAGGACCGCTACCAACCGGTGGCTCTTTCATCATTATGGAATTCATAGAATTCGGGGGATCTAGAGGCGATCAG TCTGTTCTAGGGAGAAAGCTGGCTGAAATGCATAAGTCTGGAAAATCTAGTAAAGGCTATGGTTTCGATGTAGAGAACACGATTGGCAG CACTCCACAGATAAATACCTGGTCATCAGATTGGATTCAATTTTACAGAGAGCATAGATTAGGTTACCAGTTGCAGCTCGCATTAGACCAGTATAGTGACAGGACTATTTTTGAAAAAG GGCAAAGACTGGTGGAAAACATCGCATCGCTGTTTGAGAATGTGGTGATAGAACCATGCTTGCTACATGGAGATCTCTGGAGTGGAAACATAAGCTCTGACAAAAATGGAGAGCCTGTCATATTGGATCCAGCATGTTATT ATGGACACAATGAGGCAGAATTCGGTATGTCTTGGTGTGCTGGCTTTGGAGGCTCATTCTATAACTCGTATTTTGAG ATAATTCCTAAACAGCCAGGCTTTGAGAAGAGAAGAGACTTATATATGCTTTATCACTACTTAAATCATTATAATCTCTTTGGCTCTGGATACAGATCATCAGCCATGTCTATCATTGATGATTATCTAGCTTATTTTAAAGCTTAG
- the LOC131616681 gene encoding transcription factor BOA-like gives MFSAEESSFGRRQSKMITVNKGLESQSSINTKVQSLQYANGKIQESPDADTTLLPRKRRRTWTDDLHRKFLEAVETAGINARPKVIFELMDVEGLTKESVANYLQKYRQSMKLRASAMAQHVNGYVSLTKKRGKGPLFFKNQDATKNPSNLSDGMPVQASDSSALYASLGSSNYQESPFEQSQMYPPLKQQRVEKQLDFRTLLAFDMNDQFYPALPIALLPPEKDKKIDEIFYSKQMFTDEDLNMWLSTIPDNVDDDGNDNTFA, from the exons atgttcagTGCAGAAGAATCTAGCTTCGGTCGGCGTCAGTCGAAGATGATTACGGTTAACAAGGGTCTCGAGTCCCAATCATCCATCAATACAAAAGTACAGTCTCTCCAATATGCAAATGGCAAGATACAAGAATCTCCTGATGCAGATACCACATTACTCCCGAGAAAGAGAAGGCGTACCTGGACTGATGACTTACATAGGAAGTTCTTGGAAGCTGTTGAAACAGCAGGAATCAACG CTCGTCCGAAGGTGATATTTGAGCTTATGGATGTCGAAGGACTTACAAAAGAGAGCGTCGCAAACTATTTGCAG AAATATCGTCAATCTATGAAACTACGAGCTAGTGCAATGGCTCAGCATGTGAATGGATATGTGTCTCTGACTAAGAAACGAGGAAAAGGCCCTCTATTCTTTAAGAATCAAGATGCAACTAAGAATCCCTCTAATCTCAGTGATGGTATGCCTGTGCAAGCTTCTGATTCGTCTGCACTATATGCTTCCCTGGGAAGCTCAAATTATCAGGAGTCACCTTTCGAGCAAAGCCAAATGTACCCGCCATTGAAACAGCAACGTGTTG AAAAACAATTGGATTTTCGAACACTGCTGGCCTTTGACATGAACGATCAGTTTTACCCGGCACTTCCTATTGCTCTACTACCAccagaaaaagataaaaagattgatgaaattttttattcaaaacagatgtttactgATGAGGATTTGAATATGTGGTTGTCAACAATTCCAG ACAATGTGGATGATGATGGTAATGATAATACTTTTGCTTGA
- the LOC131616682 gene encoding uncharacterized protein LOC131616682: protein MEVVQLRRFNSMERRPRMLKDFLSENSNSCSSSGFKSFPRRITQNDVVKLTPINNNNNNTIQIHHHSHSSSSSSKFQTLIKTIKNNVSFFKITKSPSTMLSLPRSLSRKLSSTRRNRRQRCKGEREIEIEYSTVKIKDIIRWKSFRDLQPTVPSPPFDFHRYVTESSTVTTATTCSSSEDDSSWSDGDFFNALWEAQNDGVEESKRNSFSSVFVGKDSLAPFVGTKEDLICQDEQHSPVSVLHVGEHEFSLFDQSLANIERRKQKCRESADKFESLVKFDLAIANLEKCLSLDEESYYDEEYKDYDDDDDKEEEEEKLEEQDWVEERAKQLLHCVKATSSSMQSCDENLGIVVLDFFKEELNGNRNQKRDDEGFELEIMKIAEDWINGSFENYYDIVLVNKEAYIKEMDRRNRWCSFEEEQEELVLEIEEAILHSLVDDILEMDG from the exons ATGGAGGTGGTGCAATTAAGAAGATTCAACTCAATGGAGAGAAGACCAAGAAtgttgaaggattttctaagcgAGAATTCAAACTCATGTTCCTCAAGCggattcaaatcatttccaagaaGAATTACACAAAACGACGTCGTTAAACTCACaccaatcaacaacaacaacaacaacaccattcAAATCCATCATCACtcacattcatcatcatcatcatcgaaatttcaaacactgataaaaaccataaaaaacaaCGTCTCATTCTTCAAAATTACCAAATCACCCTCCACCATGCTCTCTCTACCACGATCCCTCTCACGAAAACTATCCTCAACGAGAAGAAACCGCCGCCAAAGATGCAAAGGTGAAAGAGAAATCGAAATCGAATACAGTACGGTGAAAATCAAAGACATCATACGGTGGAAATCGTTTCGAGATTTACAACCTACCGTTCCGTCACCGCCGTTTGATTTTCACCGTTATGTAACGGAATCGTCTACGGTTACGACTGCAACAACTTGTAGTAGTAGTGAAGATGATTCTAGCTGGAGTGACGGTGATTTTTTTAATGCTTTATGGGAAGCGCAAAACGACGGCGTTGAAGAGAGTAAAAGAAATTCGTTTTCTTCTGTTTTTGTCGGCAAGGATTCGCTGGCACCGTTCGTTGGGACCAAG GAAGATTTGATTTGCCAAGATGAACAACACAGTCCAGTTTCAGTTCTTCATGTGGGAGAACATGAGTTTTCACTCTTTGACCAAAGTCTTGCCAATATTGAAA GGAGAAAACAAAAATGTAGAGAAAGTGCTGATAAATTTGAGAGTCTTGTAAAATTTGACCTTGCAATTGCAAATTTAGAGAAATGTCTCTCATTAGATGAGGAATCATACTATGATGAAGAATATAaagattatgatgatgatgatgataaggaGGAAGAGGAGGAGAAACTTGAAGAACAAGATTGGGTTGAggaaagagcaaagcaattgcTACATTGTGTTAAAGCAACAAGTTCATCAATGCAAAGTTGTGATGAGAATTTAGGTATAGTTGTGTTGGATTTTTTCAAGGAAGAACTAAATGGCAATAGAAACCAAAAGAGGGATGATGAGGGGTTTGAGTTGGAGATAATGAAAATAGCTGAAGATTGGATAAATGGGTCATTTGAAAATTACTATGATATTGTGCTTGTTAATAAAGAAGCTTATATCAAGGAAATGGATAGGAGGAATAGGTGGTGTAGCTTTGAGGAGGAGCAAGAGGAATTGGTTTTAGAGATTGAAGAAGCTATATTGCATAGTTTGGTTGATGATATTTTGGAGATGGATGGTTAA